The Callithrix jacchus isolate 240 chromosome X, calJac240_pri, whole genome shotgun sequence genome contains a region encoding:
- the FAM156A gene encoding protein FAM156A/FAM156B has product MDPLQKQNPASPSTSFPMTAAETSREGPAPSQPSYSEQLMMGLSNLSPGPGLSNLNLGPGPSNLSPGPSHSAPLPEGLLHERYREEKTLEEQRWERLEFLQRKKAFLRHVRRRHRDHMAPYAVGREARISPLGDRGQNRFRCECRYCQSHRPNLSGIPGERNRAPLPSSWETLVQGLSGLTLNLGTNQPGPLPEAALQPQEAEEKRQRERQQESKIMFQRLLKQWLEEN; this is encoded by the coding sequence ATGGATCCACTCCAGAAACAGAATCCAGCATCGCCTTCTACATCTTTCCCGATGACAGCTGCAGAGACTTCCCGGGAAGGCCCAGCGCCCTCGCAGCCTTCATACTCGGAGCAGCTGATGATGGGCCTCAGTAACCTGAGCCCCGGTCCTGGCCTCAGTAACCTGAACCTGGGCCCTGGCCCCAGCAACCTGAGCCCTGGCCCCAGCCACTCCGCACCTCTCCCCGAGGGGCTGCTCCACGAGCGGTACAGAGAGGAGAAGACGCTCGAAGAGCAGCGGTGGGAGAGGCTGGAGTTCCTTCAGAGGAAGAAAGCATTCCTGAGGCACGTGAGGAGGAGACACCGCGATCACATGGCCCCCTATGCTGTTGGGAGGGAAGCCAGAATCTCCCCGTTAGGTGACAGAGGTCAGAATCGATTCCGATGTGAATGTCGATACTGCCAGAGCCACAGGCCGAATCTTTCTGGGATCCCTGGGGAGAGGAACAGGGCCCCACTTCCCTCCTCCTGGGAGACGCTGGTGCAGGGCCTCAGTGGCTTGACCCTCAACCTGGGTACCAACCAGCCCGGGCCTCTGCCTGAAGCGGCACTCCAAccgcaggaggcagaggagaagcGCCAGCGAGAGAGGCAGCAGGAGAGCAAAATAATGTTTCAGAGGCTGCTCAAGCAGTGGTTAGAGGAAAACTGA